A genome region from Candidatus Zixiibacteriota bacterium includes the following:
- a CDS encoding DUF2250 domain-containing protein, whose product MIDMPPLKADYRLAKCCKPVVDDEIVGFLKIDSPIISVHRADCINLAKVAKERLVTLTWNEIIEENSKPDLLLNPEYTALDDIDFKVLNHHQVMGNDYAAVTAQMTRIPRATVFERYKKLRDLKLLKRVQPVMIRYRKNIVNNKWIKHRNHTYYEITPKGSEFLEHYEDNE is encoded by the coding sequence ATGATTGATATGCCGCCGCTAAAAGCAGATTACCGTCTGGCAAAATGCTGTAAACCGGTAGTTGATGACGAAATTGTCGGTTTCTTAAAAATCGATTCGCCTATAATATCGGTTCATCGGGCAGACTGTATAAATCTCGCCAAAGTAGCTAAAGAGAGGCTGGTTACTCTAACCTGGAATGAGATTATCGAGGAAAATAGCAAACCGGATTTGTTGCTCAACCCCGAATACACTGCGCTGGATGATATTGATTTTAAAGTATTGAATCATCATCAGGTTATGGGCAATGACTACGCGGCAGTAACAGCCCAAATGACTCGCATTCCTCGGGCAACGGTATTCGAACGCTATAAGAAACTTCGCGATTTAAAATTATTAAAGCGCGTTCAACCGGTTATGATTCGGTATCGCAAAAACATAGTAAACAACAAATGGATAAAGCATCGCAACCATACCTACTATGAAATAACACCGAAGGGGTCTGAATTCTTAGAACATTATGAAGACAACGAATAA